Proteins from a genomic interval of Crassostrea angulata isolate pt1a10 chromosome 7, ASM2561291v2, whole genome shotgun sequence:
- the LOC128192543 gene encoding high affinity cGMP-specific 3',5'-cyclic phosphodiesterase 9A-like isoform X8: MGNASSIEPTKTIFLDIDGKKEKIMFSRHCGTRDIHDLIAHAAGVSRYAEISLKDSTGAFVSLNPTMPINTQSSPYKVTSKEPSPTTESSNGDGEVFTQVLSQVASQFNNQFSKEGVFKVEEIKTDIATRLSALERKMELEGLKAVEIEKCKRDISDIKDQIWNAQKKFVDFNRLSNETQADSGETQTPSSLSDERKISLKRDVPSYPKYTLSQETIEYLKQPTFDIWHWEPNEMLSLLEHMFHELGLVAEFNINPITLKRFFLCVQENYRNNPFHNFRHCFCVTQMMYGMIHLCHLWEVMTREDLGILMTACVCHDLDHPGYNNTYQINARTELAIRYNDISPLENHHCAVAFKILSNPECNIFANVDKDTFKRIRAGITMLILATDMARHGEIMDNFKMKLEPEFDYKNKDSLDTLKMVLIKCCDISNEVRPMEVSEPWVDCLLEEYFNQSDREKMEGLPVAPFMDRDKVTKPTAQIGFIKFVLIPMFETVAKLFPVIDSTMVEPLRIARDRYEDMKEKNSMPPPPSQSNKKKTVTEK, from the exons ATGGGGAACGCTTCGTCAATTGAGCCAACAAAAACGATTTTTCTGGACATCGACGGAAAGAAAGAAAAG ATTATGTTCAGTCGGCATTGCGGGACAAGAGACATACATGACCTGATAGCTCACGCAGCCGGAGTAAGTCG GTATGCAGAAATATCCCTGAAAGATTCGACGGGAGCCTTTGTTTCCCTGAATCCAACTATGCCGATCAACACCCAAAG TTCACCTTACAAAGTAACATCAAAGGAACCTTCGCCAACCACTG AATCATCCAATG GTGACGGGGAAGTCTTTACCCAAGTTCTCTCGCAAGTGGCATCTCAGTTTAACAA TCAATTTTCAAAAGAGGG GGTTTTTAAAGTGGAAGAAATAAAGACCGACATTGCCACACGTTTGAGTGCGctagaaagaaaaatggagC TTGAAGGGTTGAAAGCTGTGgaaattgaaaaatgtaaacGAGATATATCGGACATAAAAGATCAGATTTGGAATGCACAGAAGAAATTCGTGGATTTCAATCGGTTAAG CAACGAAACCCAAGCCGACAG CGGAGAAACACAAACTCCGAG TTCGTTGAGTGATGAACGGAAGATAAGTTTAAAAAGAGATGTTCCTTCTTATCCTAAG TATACACTTTCGCAAGAAACTATAGAGTACCTCAAGCAACCAACATTTGACATTTGGCACTGGGAACCAAACGAG ATGCTGAGTTTACTTGAGCACATGTTTCATGAACTGGGTCTTGTTGCCGAATTCAACATCAACCCAATTACATTAAAGAGATTTTTC TTGTGTGTTCAGGAGAACTACAGAAATAATCCGTTCCACAACTTCCGCCATTGCTTTTGCGTCACTCAAATGATGTACGGAATGATACACCTGTGTCACCTTTGGGAGGTCATGACCCGTGAGGACCTAGGGATTCTGATGACAGCCTGTGTTTGTCATGATCTGGATCATCCTGGATATAATAACAC atatcAAATAAACGCCAGGACTGAATTGGCTATTCGGTATAACGACATATCACCTTTAGAAAACCACCACTGTGCAGTTGCtttcaaaattttgtcaaaTCCAGAATGCAATATCTTTGCAAACGTTGACAAAGACACATTCAAAAGGATCCGTGCT GGTATAACTATGTTGATTCTTGCCACGGATATGGCACGTCACGGAGAAATTAtggataattttaaaatgaaactagaGCCCGAGTTTGACTACAAGAACAAGGACAGTCTCGATACG TTGAAGATGGTGCTGATAAAATGTTGCGACATTTCCAATGAAGTCCGACCGATGGAAGTTTCTGAACCTTGGGTCGACTGTCTCCTGGAGGAGTACTTCAATCAG TCTGACAGAGAAAAAATGGAGGGTCTACCGGTAGCTCCATTTATGGATAGAGACAAAGTCACAAAACCGACAGCACAGATTGGATTCATAAAGTTTGTCCTCATTCCGATGTTTGAAACAGTCGCTAAG TTGTTTCCTGTGATTGACAGTACAATGGTGGAACCTTTAAGAATTGCACGTGACCGTTATGAGGATATGAAAGAGAAAAATTCCATGCCGCcg CCCCCATCCCAAAGTAATAAAAAGAAGACTGTAACAGAGAAGTGA
- the LOC128192543 gene encoding high affinity cGMP-specific 3',5'-cyclic phosphodiesterase 9A-like isoform X12, protein MGNASSIEPTKTIFLDIDGKKEKIMFSRHCGTRDIHDLIAHAAGVSRYAEISLKDSTGAFVSLNPTMPINTQSSPYKVTSKEPSPTTESSNGDGEVFTQVLSQVASQFNNQFSKEGVFKVEEIKTDIATRLSALERKMELEGLKAVEIEKCKRDISDIKDQIWNAQKKFVDFNRLSNETQADSSLSDERKISLKRDVPSYPKYTLSQETIEYLKQPTFDIWHWEPNEMLSLLEHMFHELGLVAEFNINPITLKRFFLCVQENYRNNPFHNFRHCFCVTQMMYGMIHLCHLWEVMTREDLGILMTACVCHDLDHPGYNNTYQINARTELAIRYNDISPLENHHCAVAFKILSNPECNIFANVDKDTFKRIRAGITMLILATDMARHGEIMDNFKMKLEPEFDYKNKDSLDTLKMVLIKCCDISNEVRPMEVSEPWVDCLLEEYFNQSDREKMEGLPVAPFMDRDKVTKPTAQIGFIKFVLIPMFETVAKLFPVIDSTMVEPLRIARDRYEDMKEKNSMPPPPSQSNKKKTVTEK, encoded by the exons ATGGGGAACGCTTCGTCAATTGAGCCAACAAAAACGATTTTTCTGGACATCGACGGAAAGAAAGAAAAG ATTATGTTCAGTCGGCATTGCGGGACAAGAGACATACATGACCTGATAGCTCACGCAGCCGGAGTAAGTCG GTATGCAGAAATATCCCTGAAAGATTCGACGGGAGCCTTTGTTTCCCTGAATCCAACTATGCCGATCAACACCCAAAG TTCACCTTACAAAGTAACATCAAAGGAACCTTCGCCAACCACTG AATCATCCAATG GTGACGGGGAAGTCTTTACCCAAGTTCTCTCGCAAGTGGCATCTCAGTTTAACAA TCAATTTTCAAAAGAGGG GGTTTTTAAAGTGGAAGAAATAAAGACCGACATTGCCACACGTTTGAGTGCGctagaaagaaaaatggagC TTGAAGGGTTGAAAGCTGTGgaaattgaaaaatgtaaacGAGATATATCGGACATAAAAGATCAGATTTGGAATGCACAGAAGAAATTCGTGGATTTCAATCGGTTAAG CAACGAAACCCAAGCCGACAG TTCGTTGAGTGATGAACGGAAGATAAGTTTAAAAAGAGATGTTCCTTCTTATCCTAAG TATACACTTTCGCAAGAAACTATAGAGTACCTCAAGCAACCAACATTTGACATTTGGCACTGGGAACCAAACGAG ATGCTGAGTTTACTTGAGCACATGTTTCATGAACTGGGTCTTGTTGCCGAATTCAACATCAACCCAATTACATTAAAGAGATTTTTC TTGTGTGTTCAGGAGAACTACAGAAATAATCCGTTCCACAACTTCCGCCATTGCTTTTGCGTCACTCAAATGATGTACGGAATGATACACCTGTGTCACCTTTGGGAGGTCATGACCCGTGAGGACCTAGGGATTCTGATGACAGCCTGTGTTTGTCATGATCTGGATCATCCTGGATATAATAACAC atatcAAATAAACGCCAGGACTGAATTGGCTATTCGGTATAACGACATATCACCTTTAGAAAACCACCACTGTGCAGTTGCtttcaaaattttgtcaaaTCCAGAATGCAATATCTTTGCAAACGTTGACAAAGACACATTCAAAAGGATCCGTGCT GGTATAACTATGTTGATTCTTGCCACGGATATGGCACGTCACGGAGAAATTAtggataattttaaaatgaaactagaGCCCGAGTTTGACTACAAGAACAAGGACAGTCTCGATACG TTGAAGATGGTGCTGATAAAATGTTGCGACATTTCCAATGAAGTCCGACCGATGGAAGTTTCTGAACCTTGGGTCGACTGTCTCCTGGAGGAGTACTTCAATCAG TCTGACAGAGAAAAAATGGAGGGTCTACCGGTAGCTCCATTTATGGATAGAGACAAAGTCACAAAACCGACAGCACAGATTGGATTCATAAAGTTTGTCCTCATTCCGATGTTTGAAACAGTCGCTAAG TTGTTTCCTGTGATTGACAGTACAATGGTGGAACCTTTAAGAATTGCACGTGACCGTTATGAGGATATGAAAGAGAAAAATTCCATGCCGCcg CCCCCATCCCAAAGTAATAAAAAGAAGACTGTAACAGAGAAGTGA
- the LOC128192543 gene encoding high affinity cGMP-specific 3',5'-cyclic phosphodiesterase 9A-like isoform X15, which yields MGNASSIEPTKTIFLDIDGKKEKIMFSRHCGTRDIHDLIAHAAGVSRYAEISLKDSTGAFVSLNPTMPINTQSSPYKVTSKEPSPTTESSNGDGEVFTQVLSQVASQFNNQFSKEGVFKVEEIKTDIATRLSALERKMELEGLKAVEIEKCKRDISDIKDQIWNAQKKFVDFNRLSSLSDERKISLKRDVPSYPKYTLSQETIEYLKQPTFDIWHWEPNEMLSLLEHMFHELGLVAEFNINPITLKRFFLCVQENYRNNPFHNFRHCFCVTQMMYGMIHLCHLWEVMTREDLGILMTACVCHDLDHPGYNNTYQINARTELAIRYNDISPLENHHCAVAFKILSNPECNIFANVDKDTFKRIRAGITMLILATDMARHGEIMDNFKMKLEPEFDYKNKDSLDTLKMVLIKCCDISNEVRPMEVSEPWVDCLLEEYFNQSDREKMEGLPVAPFMDRDKVTKPTAQIGFIKFVLIPMFETVAKLFPVIDSTMVEPLRIARDRYEDMKEKNSMPPPPSQSNKKKTVTEK from the exons ATGGGGAACGCTTCGTCAATTGAGCCAACAAAAACGATTTTTCTGGACATCGACGGAAAGAAAGAAAAG ATTATGTTCAGTCGGCATTGCGGGACAAGAGACATACATGACCTGATAGCTCACGCAGCCGGAGTAAGTCG GTATGCAGAAATATCCCTGAAAGATTCGACGGGAGCCTTTGTTTCCCTGAATCCAACTATGCCGATCAACACCCAAAG TTCACCTTACAAAGTAACATCAAAGGAACCTTCGCCAACCACTG AATCATCCAATG GTGACGGGGAAGTCTTTACCCAAGTTCTCTCGCAAGTGGCATCTCAGTTTAACAA TCAATTTTCAAAAGAGGG GGTTTTTAAAGTGGAAGAAATAAAGACCGACATTGCCACACGTTTGAGTGCGctagaaagaaaaatggagC TTGAAGGGTTGAAAGCTGTGgaaattgaaaaatgtaaacGAGATATATCGGACATAAAAGATCAGATTTGGAATGCACAGAAGAAATTCGTGGATTTCAATCGGTTAAG TTCGTTGAGTGATGAACGGAAGATAAGTTTAAAAAGAGATGTTCCTTCTTATCCTAAG TATACACTTTCGCAAGAAACTATAGAGTACCTCAAGCAACCAACATTTGACATTTGGCACTGGGAACCAAACGAG ATGCTGAGTTTACTTGAGCACATGTTTCATGAACTGGGTCTTGTTGCCGAATTCAACATCAACCCAATTACATTAAAGAGATTTTTC TTGTGTGTTCAGGAGAACTACAGAAATAATCCGTTCCACAACTTCCGCCATTGCTTTTGCGTCACTCAAATGATGTACGGAATGATACACCTGTGTCACCTTTGGGAGGTCATGACCCGTGAGGACCTAGGGATTCTGATGACAGCCTGTGTTTGTCATGATCTGGATCATCCTGGATATAATAACAC atatcAAATAAACGCCAGGACTGAATTGGCTATTCGGTATAACGACATATCACCTTTAGAAAACCACCACTGTGCAGTTGCtttcaaaattttgtcaaaTCCAGAATGCAATATCTTTGCAAACGTTGACAAAGACACATTCAAAAGGATCCGTGCT GGTATAACTATGTTGATTCTTGCCACGGATATGGCACGTCACGGAGAAATTAtggataattttaaaatgaaactagaGCCCGAGTTTGACTACAAGAACAAGGACAGTCTCGATACG TTGAAGATGGTGCTGATAAAATGTTGCGACATTTCCAATGAAGTCCGACCGATGGAAGTTTCTGAACCTTGGGTCGACTGTCTCCTGGAGGAGTACTTCAATCAG TCTGACAGAGAAAAAATGGAGGGTCTACCGGTAGCTCCATTTATGGATAGAGACAAAGTCACAAAACCGACAGCACAGATTGGATTCATAAAGTTTGTCCTCATTCCGATGTTTGAAACAGTCGCTAAG TTGTTTCCTGTGATTGACAGTACAATGGTGGAACCTTTAAGAATTGCACGTGACCGTTATGAGGATATGAAAGAGAAAAATTCCATGCCGCcg CCCCCATCCCAAAGTAATAAAAAGAAGACTGTAACAGAGAAGTGA
- the LOC128192543 gene encoding high affinity cGMP-specific 3',5'-cyclic phosphodiesterase 9A-like isoform X18, producing MGNASSIEPTKTIFLDIDGKKEKIMFSRHCGTRDIHDLIAHAAGVSRYAEISLKDSTGAFVSLNPTMPINTQSSPYKVTSKEPSPTTESSNGDGEVFTQVLSQVASQFNNQFSKEGVFKVEEIKTDIATRLSALERKMELEGLKAVEIEKCKRDISDIKDQIWNAQKKFVDFNRLSNETQADSGETQTPRPVYVGNTVDHFYSSLSDERKISLKRDVPSYPKYTLSQETIEYLKQPTFDIWHWEPNEMLSLLEHMFHELGLVAEFNINPITLKRFFLCVQENYRNNPFHNFRHCFCVTQMMYGMIHLCHLWEVMTREDLGILMTACVCHDLDHPGYNNTYQINARTELAIRYNDISPLENHHCAVAFKILSNPECNIFANVDKDTFKRIRALKMVLIKCCDISNEVRPMEVSEPWVDCLLEEYFNQSDREKMEGLPVAPFMDRDKVTKPTAQIGFIKFVLIPMFETVAKLFPVIDSTMVEPLRIARDRYEDMKEKNSMPPPPSQSNKKKTVTEK from the exons ATGGGGAACGCTTCGTCAATTGAGCCAACAAAAACGATTTTTCTGGACATCGACGGAAAGAAAGAAAAG ATTATGTTCAGTCGGCATTGCGGGACAAGAGACATACATGACCTGATAGCTCACGCAGCCGGAGTAAGTCG GTATGCAGAAATATCCCTGAAAGATTCGACGGGAGCCTTTGTTTCCCTGAATCCAACTATGCCGATCAACACCCAAAG TTCACCTTACAAAGTAACATCAAAGGAACCTTCGCCAACCACTG AATCATCCAATG GTGACGGGGAAGTCTTTACCCAAGTTCTCTCGCAAGTGGCATCTCAGTTTAACAA TCAATTTTCAAAAGAGGG GGTTTTTAAAGTGGAAGAAATAAAGACCGACATTGCCACACGTTTGAGTGCGctagaaagaaaaatggagC TTGAAGGGTTGAAAGCTGTGgaaattgaaaaatgtaaacGAGATATATCGGACATAAAAGATCAGATTTGGAATGCACAGAAGAAATTCGTGGATTTCAATCGGTTAAG CAACGAAACCCAAGCCGACAG CGGAGAAACACAAACTCCGAG ACCCGTATATGTTGGTAACACAGTTGATCATTTTTATAGTTCGTTGAGTGATGAACGGAAGATAAGTTTAAAAAGAGATGTTCCTTCTTATCCTAAG TATACACTTTCGCAAGAAACTATAGAGTACCTCAAGCAACCAACATTTGACATTTGGCACTGGGAACCAAACGAG ATGCTGAGTTTACTTGAGCACATGTTTCATGAACTGGGTCTTGTTGCCGAATTCAACATCAACCCAATTACATTAAAGAGATTTTTC TTGTGTGTTCAGGAGAACTACAGAAATAATCCGTTCCACAACTTCCGCCATTGCTTTTGCGTCACTCAAATGATGTACGGAATGATACACCTGTGTCACCTTTGGGAGGTCATGACCCGTGAGGACCTAGGGATTCTGATGACAGCCTGTGTTTGTCATGATCTGGATCATCCTGGATATAATAACAC atatcAAATAAACGCCAGGACTGAATTGGCTATTCGGTATAACGACATATCACCTTTAGAAAACCACCACTGTGCAGTTGCtttcaaaattttgtcaaaTCCAGAATGCAATATCTTTGCAAACGTTGACAAAGACACATTCAAAAGGATCCGTGCT TTGAAGATGGTGCTGATAAAATGTTGCGACATTTCCAATGAAGTCCGACCGATGGAAGTTTCTGAACCTTGGGTCGACTGTCTCCTGGAGGAGTACTTCAATCAG TCTGACAGAGAAAAAATGGAGGGTCTACCGGTAGCTCCATTTATGGATAGAGACAAAGTCACAAAACCGACAGCACAGATTGGATTCATAAAGTTTGTCCTCATTCCGATGTTTGAAACAGTCGCTAAG TTGTTTCCTGTGATTGACAGTACAATGGTGGAACCTTTAAGAATTGCACGTGACCGTTATGAGGATATGAAAGAGAAAAATTCCATGCCGCcg CCCCCATCCCAAAGTAATAAAAAGAAGACTGTAACAGAGAAGTGA
- the LOC128192543 gene encoding high affinity cGMP-specific 3',5'-cyclic phosphodiesterase 9A-like isoform X16 → MGNASSIEPTKTIFLDIDGKKEKIMFSRHCGTRDIHDLIAHAAGVSRYAEISLKDSTGAFVSLNPTMPINTQSSPYKVTSKEPSPTTESSNGDGEVFTQVLSQVASQFNNQFSKEGVFKVEEIKTDIATRLSALERKMELEGLKAVEIEKCKRDISDIKDQIWNAQKKFVDFNRLSRDTHIMNRKQTLSTYRKYTLSQETIEYLKQPTFDIWHWEPNEMLSLLEHMFHELGLVAEFNINPITLKRFFLCVQENYRNNPFHNFRHCFCVTQMMYGMIHLCHLWEVMTREDLGILMTACVCHDLDHPGYNNTYQINARTELAIRYNDISPLENHHCAVAFKILSNPECNIFANVDKDTFKRIRAGITMLILATDMARHGEIMDNFKMKLEPEFDYKNKDSLDTLKMVLIKCCDISNEVRPMEVSEPWVDCLLEEYFNQSDREKMEGLPVAPFMDRDKVTKPTAQIGFIKFVLIPMFETVAKLFPVIDSTMVEPLRIARDRYEDMKEKNSMPPPPSQSNKKKTVTEK, encoded by the exons ATGGGGAACGCTTCGTCAATTGAGCCAACAAAAACGATTTTTCTGGACATCGACGGAAAGAAAGAAAAG ATTATGTTCAGTCGGCATTGCGGGACAAGAGACATACATGACCTGATAGCTCACGCAGCCGGAGTAAGTCG GTATGCAGAAATATCCCTGAAAGATTCGACGGGAGCCTTTGTTTCCCTGAATCCAACTATGCCGATCAACACCCAAAG TTCACCTTACAAAGTAACATCAAAGGAACCTTCGCCAACCACTG AATCATCCAATG GTGACGGGGAAGTCTTTACCCAAGTTCTCTCGCAAGTGGCATCTCAGTTTAACAA TCAATTTTCAAAAGAGGG GGTTTTTAAAGTGGAAGAAATAAAGACCGACATTGCCACACGTTTGAGTGCGctagaaagaaaaatggagC TTGAAGGGTTGAAAGCTGTGgaaattgaaaaatgtaaacGAGATATATCGGACATAAAAGATCAGATTTGGAATGCACAGAAGAAATTCGTGGATTTCAATCGGTTAAG CAGGGACACGCATATTATGAACAGAAAACAAACCTTATCAACTTACCGAAAG TATACACTTTCGCAAGAAACTATAGAGTACCTCAAGCAACCAACATTTGACATTTGGCACTGGGAACCAAACGAG ATGCTGAGTTTACTTGAGCACATGTTTCATGAACTGGGTCTTGTTGCCGAATTCAACATCAACCCAATTACATTAAAGAGATTTTTC TTGTGTGTTCAGGAGAACTACAGAAATAATCCGTTCCACAACTTCCGCCATTGCTTTTGCGTCACTCAAATGATGTACGGAATGATACACCTGTGTCACCTTTGGGAGGTCATGACCCGTGAGGACCTAGGGATTCTGATGACAGCCTGTGTTTGTCATGATCTGGATCATCCTGGATATAATAACAC atatcAAATAAACGCCAGGACTGAATTGGCTATTCGGTATAACGACATATCACCTTTAGAAAACCACCACTGTGCAGTTGCtttcaaaattttgtcaaaTCCAGAATGCAATATCTTTGCAAACGTTGACAAAGACACATTCAAAAGGATCCGTGCT GGTATAACTATGTTGATTCTTGCCACGGATATGGCACGTCACGGAGAAATTAtggataattttaaaatgaaactagaGCCCGAGTTTGACTACAAGAACAAGGACAGTCTCGATACG TTGAAGATGGTGCTGATAAAATGTTGCGACATTTCCAATGAAGTCCGACCGATGGAAGTTTCTGAACCTTGGGTCGACTGTCTCCTGGAGGAGTACTTCAATCAG TCTGACAGAGAAAAAATGGAGGGTCTACCGGTAGCTCCATTTATGGATAGAGACAAAGTCACAAAACCGACAGCACAGATTGGATTCATAAAGTTTGTCCTCATTCCGATGTTTGAAACAGTCGCTAAG TTGTTTCCTGTGATTGACAGTACAATGGTGGAACCTTTAAGAATTGCACGTGACCGTTATGAGGATATGAAAGAGAAAAATTCCATGCCGCcg CCCCCATCCCAAAGTAATAAAAAGAAGACTGTAACAGAGAAGTGA
- the LOC128192543 gene encoding high affinity cGMP-specific 3',5'-cyclic phosphodiesterase 9A-like isoform X6: MGNASSIEPTKTIFLDIDGKKEKIMFSRHCGTRDIHDLIAHAAGVSRYAEISLKDSTGAFVSLNPTMPINTQSSPYKVTSKEPSPTTESSNGDGEVFTQVLSQVASQFNNQFSKEGVFKVEEIKTDIATRLSALERKMELEGLKAVEIEKCKRDISDIKDQIWNAQKKFVDFNRLSGETQTPRPVYVGNTVDHFYSSLSDERKISLKRDVPSYPKYTLSQETIEYLKQPTFDIWHWEPNEMLSLLEHMFHELGLVAEFNINPITLKRFFLCVQENYRNNPFHNFRHCFCVTQMMYGMIHLCHLWEVMTREDLGILMTACVCHDLDHPGYNNTYQINARTELAIRYNDISPLENHHCAVAFKILSNPECNIFANVDKDTFKRIRAGITMLILATDMARHGEIMDNFKMKLEPEFDYKNKDSLDTLKMVLIKCCDISNEVRPMEVSEPWVDCLLEEYFNQSDREKMEGLPVAPFMDRDKVTKPTAQIGFIKFVLIPMFETVAKLFPVIDSTMVEPLRIARDRYEDMKEKNSMPPPPSQSNKKKTVTEK; the protein is encoded by the exons ATGGGGAACGCTTCGTCAATTGAGCCAACAAAAACGATTTTTCTGGACATCGACGGAAAGAAAGAAAAG ATTATGTTCAGTCGGCATTGCGGGACAAGAGACATACATGACCTGATAGCTCACGCAGCCGGAGTAAGTCG GTATGCAGAAATATCCCTGAAAGATTCGACGGGAGCCTTTGTTTCCCTGAATCCAACTATGCCGATCAACACCCAAAG TTCACCTTACAAAGTAACATCAAAGGAACCTTCGCCAACCACTG AATCATCCAATG GTGACGGGGAAGTCTTTACCCAAGTTCTCTCGCAAGTGGCATCTCAGTTTAACAA TCAATTTTCAAAAGAGGG GGTTTTTAAAGTGGAAGAAATAAAGACCGACATTGCCACACGTTTGAGTGCGctagaaagaaaaatggagC TTGAAGGGTTGAAAGCTGTGgaaattgaaaaatgtaaacGAGATATATCGGACATAAAAGATCAGATTTGGAATGCACAGAAGAAATTCGTGGATTTCAATCGGTTAAG CGGAGAAACACAAACTCCGAG ACCCGTATATGTTGGTAACACAGTTGATCATTTTTATAGTTCGTTGAGTGATGAACGGAAGATAAGTTTAAAAAGAGATGTTCCTTCTTATCCTAAG TATACACTTTCGCAAGAAACTATAGAGTACCTCAAGCAACCAACATTTGACATTTGGCACTGGGAACCAAACGAG ATGCTGAGTTTACTTGAGCACATGTTTCATGAACTGGGTCTTGTTGCCGAATTCAACATCAACCCAATTACATTAAAGAGATTTTTC TTGTGTGTTCAGGAGAACTACAGAAATAATCCGTTCCACAACTTCCGCCATTGCTTTTGCGTCACTCAAATGATGTACGGAATGATACACCTGTGTCACCTTTGGGAGGTCATGACCCGTGAGGACCTAGGGATTCTGATGACAGCCTGTGTTTGTCATGATCTGGATCATCCTGGATATAATAACAC atatcAAATAAACGCCAGGACTGAATTGGCTATTCGGTATAACGACATATCACCTTTAGAAAACCACCACTGTGCAGTTGCtttcaaaattttgtcaaaTCCAGAATGCAATATCTTTGCAAACGTTGACAAAGACACATTCAAAAGGATCCGTGCT GGTATAACTATGTTGATTCTTGCCACGGATATGGCACGTCACGGAGAAATTAtggataattttaaaatgaaactagaGCCCGAGTTTGACTACAAGAACAAGGACAGTCTCGATACG TTGAAGATGGTGCTGATAAAATGTTGCGACATTTCCAATGAAGTCCGACCGATGGAAGTTTCTGAACCTTGGGTCGACTGTCTCCTGGAGGAGTACTTCAATCAG TCTGACAGAGAAAAAATGGAGGGTCTACCGGTAGCTCCATTTATGGATAGAGACAAAGTCACAAAACCGACAGCACAGATTGGATTCATAAAGTTTGTCCTCATTCCGATGTTTGAAACAGTCGCTAAG TTGTTTCCTGTGATTGACAGTACAATGGTGGAACCTTTAAGAATTGCACGTGACCGTTATGAGGATATGAAAGAGAAAAATTCCATGCCGCcg CCCCCATCCCAAAGTAATAAAAAGAAGACTGTAACAGAGAAGTGA